The Chitinophaga flava genome has a segment encoding these proteins:
- a CDS encoding MBL fold metallo-hydrolase encodes MLKCGIFAVEYTTMQHKSLTSRERILRSRNFKEGAFQNLTLTPIKADDVTYFTMLKEAMNRPGNVKPEVPLPVVKAPLRAVSGYKPVVTWFGHSSYLIQIKGLNILVDPVFSGNASPMPFTVKAFPGSDAYTAADMPPIDILIITHNHYDHLDKKTIAQLLPSTKAIYTGLGVGKDIRTCGSYPADRITEMDWWETIQISDEVSLTATPARHFSGRGLKRGGSLWASFVLHLHGYTLFLGGDSGYDTHFKQIGAEYGPFDLAILECGQYNYAWPFIHMAPEQTVQAALDLDAKVLMPVHWAKFVLSNHAWNEPPKRVTAAAAEKGLAVTTPMIGEQVIVGESYPHQQWWNL; translated from the coding sequence ATGTTGAAATGTGGTATTTTTGCGGTGGAATATACCACCATGCAGCATAAATCATTGACTTCCAGAGAGCGTATTTTACGGTCCCGGAACTTTAAAGAAGGAGCGTTCCAGAATCTAACGCTCACCCCCATCAAAGCGGATGATGTCACTTATTTCACCATGTTGAAAGAGGCGATGAACAGACCGGGCAATGTAAAGCCGGAGGTGCCGTTGCCTGTTGTAAAAGCTCCGCTTCGTGCCGTGTCTGGTTATAAGCCGGTGGTTACCTGGTTTGGTCATTCTTCTTATCTGATACAGATCAAGGGCCTCAATATATTGGTAGATCCCGTTTTCAGCGGCAATGCTTCACCCATGCCTTTCACCGTGAAGGCTTTTCCTGGTAGTGATGCCTATACAGCCGCTGATATGCCGCCTATCGATATACTGATCATCACCCATAACCATTACGATCATCTGGATAAGAAAACGATTGCACAACTGTTGCCTTCCACCAAAGCGATATACACCGGACTAGGGGTAGGCAAGGATATACGTACCTGTGGTAGTTATCCGGCAGACCGCATCACGGAAATGGACTGGTGGGAAACCATACAGATATCTGATGAAGTGTCGCTAACAGCAACGCCTGCACGTCACTTTTCCGGCAGAGGGTTAAAAAGAGGCGGCAGCCTCTGGGCTTCTTTTGTATTACACCTTCACGGCTATACGCTTTTTCTGGGTGGTGATTCAGGATATGATACACATTTTAAGCAGATAGGAGCGGAATACGGTCCATTTGACCTGGCCATCCTGGAATGTGGGCAGTATAACTATGCATGGCCTTTTATTCACATGGCACCAGAGCAAACCGTACAGGCCGCCCTGGACCTGGACGCTAAAGTGCTGATGCCTGTACACTGGGCTAAATTTGTACTTTCTAATCACGCCTGGAATGAGCCACCAAAGCGGGTTACGGCTGCAGCTGCGGAAAAAGGACTGGCCGTCACCACTCCCATGATCGGCGAACAGGTAATCGTCGGCGAAAGTTACCCACACCAGCAGTGGTGGAACCTCTAG
- a CDS encoding Crp/Fnr family transcriptional regulator produces the protein MKKARACDLKTCFLCRYSIPEWLTAVAAHRQHLACKKGETLFQEGAPATGIYFLYDGKVKVHKQWGPDKELIIRFAKKGDILGHRGFGSEQRLYPVSATALEDCTVCYIDNTFFEASLKVNPDLTYRLMQFYAAELQEAEKKMRNLVHMDVKSRLADALLEISRVYGHKQFTINRQDLASFAGTTYETIYRILQDFIQQQLITAEGKSITILQEKKLQQLLTAAH, from the coding sequence ATGAAAAAAGCCAGGGCCTGCGATCTGAAGACATGTTTTTTGTGCCGCTATTCCATACCGGAATGGCTGACAGCGGTAGCTGCCCATCGTCAGCATCTTGCCTGTAAAAAAGGGGAAACACTGTTCCAGGAAGGTGCTCCGGCCACCGGCATTTATTTTTTGTATGATGGGAAAGTAAAAGTGCACAAACAATGGGGACCAGATAAAGAACTGATCATCCGTTTTGCCAAAAAGGGCGACATCCTCGGCCACCGTGGCTTTGGCAGCGAACAACGCCTGTATCCCGTATCCGCCACCGCCCTGGAAGACTGCACCGTTTGTTATATAGACAATACTTTTTTTGAAGCCTCTCTTAAAGTAAACCCCGACCTCACCTACCGGCTGATGCAGTTTTATGCGGCAGAATTACAGGAGGCAGAAAAGAAAATGCGCAACCTCGTGCACATGGACGTGAAAAGCAGACTGGCGGACGCTCTGCTGGAAATAAGCCGGGTATACGGGCACAAACAATTTACCATCAACCGGCAAGACCTCGCCTCTTTTGCCGGCACCACCTATGAAACCATCTATCGCATACTGCAGGACTTCATCCAGCAACAGCTGATAACGGCAGAAGGGAAATCCATCACCATCCTTCAGGAAAAAAAATTACAGCAACTACTTACTGCTGCTCACTAA
- a CDS encoding quinone oxidoreductase family protein yields the protein MKAIVLNGFGNVDQFSMNSFDIPAFQEHELLIAIKAAAFNPIDYQMRQGRRESLHMHSPILGREFAGIVIAAGKNTQGFQAGDEVIAAAGSKGSNGTYATHIALDYRMVAHKPASLSFSTATAIPASGLTALQTFRRMQPQQQDHIFITGGAGAVGSFLIKLLKAHHIDQLFTTAGNEQSSAALQELGLKPAQIIDYRQPDLTQQILAANGQRFFDWAVDIVGGSISETAAEVLGLNKNYADITFLGTERTRELLFDKGCHVLNISNYAYMAAGKVEWYGQNLQQLTALINDQIVTPPAVQVVGSLSADTVKQAHLLMENNQTYGRKLVMTMD from the coding sequence ATGAAAGCAATTGTATTGAACGGATTTGGAAATGTAGACCAGTTCAGCATGAACAGCTTTGATATACCTGCCTTTCAGGAACATGAGCTGTTGATAGCGATAAAAGCCGCTGCCTTTAATCCCATCGATTATCAGATGCGGCAGGGCCGCAGGGAAAGTCTGCATATGCATTCTCCTATACTCGGACGGGAGTTCGCCGGCATCGTGATAGCAGCCGGTAAAAACACTCAGGGCTTCCAGGCTGGTGATGAAGTGATCGCAGCTGCCGGCAGCAAAGGTTCCAACGGTACCTATGCCACCCATATCGCCCTCGATTACCGGATGGTGGCGCACAAGCCGGCATCCTTATCTTTCAGCACAGCTACTGCCATCCCGGCTTCCGGTCTTACCGCCTTGCAAACCTTCCGGCGTATGCAGCCACAGCAGCAGGATCATATATTCATCACCGGTGGTGCCGGCGCAGTAGGCAGTTTCCTGATAAAACTGCTGAAAGCACATCATATAGATCAGCTGTTCACCACAGCAGGCAATGAACAAAGCAGCGCTGCATTGCAGGAGCTGGGGCTGAAACCCGCGCAGATCATCGATTACCGGCAGCCCGATCTGACACAGCAGATACTGGCCGCCAACGGACAGCGTTTTTTCGATTGGGCCGTGGATATCGTAGGAGGAAGTATTTCGGAAACAGCGGCGGAAGTGCTAGGGCTCAACAAAAACTATGCGGACATCACCTTTCTGGGTACTGAGCGCACACGGGAACTGCTGTTCGACAAAGGTTGCCATGTCCTGAACATCTCCAACTACGCGTATATGGCAGCAGGCAAGGTCGAATGGTACGGACAAAACCTGCAACAGCTCACCGCACTGATCAACGATCAGATAGTCACCCCTCCTGCCGTACAGGTGGTAGGCAGTTTAAGCGCTGATACTGTGAAGCAGGCACACCTGCTGATGGAGAATAATCAGACCTATGGCCGTAAACTGGTTATGACGATGGACTAA
- a CDS encoding class I SAM-dependent methyltransferase has product MTQKLKVPATSLLVLEKAIPLYGSPLQQTYINAIDFSEVSQASRDMTRAYPPGADMIYYRKQAIRETIRLRMEQFPVQQMVILGAGLDPLSLYLLETYPGRLSRIIEVDNGYIDVKKKIYEEILHIKGLQFVHCDLTDIVLLEALLKQHGYSADEPTIIILEGVIPYISNEEFVLVMQLFSSPGRQNQGIVDYALAYSDIPDNYLVYHRNLLKAMEAQLNITVNLNTRQQISDLVARFGQLDYLEPLFETEKRLTGTNRAFHQPGHGSVEMAVFSL; this is encoded by the coding sequence ATGACGCAGAAGTTAAAAGTTCCCGCCACTTCCCTCTTGGTGCTGGAAAAAGCGATACCCCTGTATGGCAGCCCTCTGCAACAGACATATATCAACGCGATAGATTTCAGTGAGGTAAGCCAGGCTTCGCGCGATATGACGCGCGCTTATCCACCTGGCGCAGATATGATATATTATCGTAAACAGGCTATCCGGGAGACGATCCGGTTACGCATGGAACAATTTCCCGTTCAACAGATGGTGATACTGGGCGCAGGGCTGGACCCGCTGTCGCTTTACCTGCTGGAAACCTATCCGGGGCGTCTTAGCCGGATTATAGAGGTAGACAACGGGTATATCGATGTGAAGAAAAAAATTTATGAAGAAATATTACATATAAAGGGACTGCAGTTTGTCCATTGTGACCTGACGGATATTGTTTTGCTGGAAGCCCTGCTGAAACAACATGGCTATAGTGCTGATGAGCCTACCATTATCATTTTGGAGGGTGTGATTCCTTATATCAGTAATGAAGAATTTGTGCTGGTCATGCAGCTGTTTAGTTCACCAGGCCGTCAGAATCAGGGTATCGTGGATTATGCGCTGGCGTATTCAGACATACCCGACAATTACCTCGTGTATCACCGGAATCTGCTAAAGGCTATGGAAGCCCAGCTCAACATTACAGTCAATCTGAATACGCGTCAGCAGATTAGTGACCTGGTGGCCCGTTTTGGGCAACTGGATTATCTGGAGCCGTTGTTTGAAACGGAGAAAAGACTCACTGGTACCAACCGGGCTTTTCATCAGCCCGGGCATGGTTCAGTAGAAATGGCAGTATTCAGTTTATAG
- a CDS encoding winged helix-turn-helix transcriptional regulator has protein sequence MIKETSSNASNRQFLHSVCRINGALETIAGRWKALILIHISEQQNRFSLLKQMMPTVSDQVLGKQLRDLEMDGLISKTIIPEVPVRVDYSLTPKGEALLPILEALAHWYNPRGVSEQQ, from the coding sequence ATGATAAAAGAAACATCCTCCAATGCATCCAACCGGCAGTTCCTGCACAGCGTATGCCGGATCAACGGAGCGCTGGAAACCATTGCTGGCAGATGGAAAGCCCTTATCCTGATACATATTTCAGAACAGCAGAACCGTTTCAGTTTGTTGAAGCAGATGATGCCCACTGTGTCAGATCAGGTGCTGGGCAAACAACTGCGGGATCTGGAAATGGATGGGCTGATTAGCAAAACGATCATCCCGGAAGTGCCGGTACGCGTGGATTACAGCCTGACCCCCAAAGGAGAGGCGTTGTTACCGATACTCGAAGCATTGGCGCATTGGTATAATCCGCGTGGTGTTAGTGAGCAGCAGTAA
- a CDS encoding chloride channel protein, whose translation MDHINRPKKAGSVSKRVFYLSMQALLNAVLVGCVAKGLVLLISLFTNLSFYGKFSFEERGPAGNQLGWAVVLVPIIGSIIVGLMARFGSKAIRGHGIPEAMENIILNESRIPPVITLLKPLSAAISIGTGGPFGAEGPIIATGGAMGSFTGQVIHISSAERKVLLAAGACAGMSAIFGSPLAAILLAIELLLFEFSPRSVIPVALSCITGAGMHLLLFGNDPVFAMPEIPVVSDRALVVYVLMGAGIGVVAALVSRSVYWVEDLFERLPLHWMWWPAIGAVAVGVIGYFAPHTMGVGYDNIKTLLTGQAALSLVVSLCVLKYLSWVMSLGSGTSGGTLAPLFTIGGALGALIGIVVLHWFPGSDINIATAALIGMAAMFAGASRALLTAIVFALETTGQPHGLLPLIGACTTAYFVSFFLMKGSIMTEKIRRRGVTAPDEYTPDVLQQLNASMVLVQPSLMVSGSLTAAQVSMLLDNHSYYHRHLLVTDAAGRFTGYLDREKLTGHDNTTVDKLMPAAAPFVWEEDDITMAVQLLERYQLSVLAVMRKEELSGMMTADAVLRVYSSRQREAARYHSAFFGNTRLLRLMARGKRLLAR comes from the coding sequence ATGGATCATATAAATAGGCCTAAAAAGGCTGGAAGTGTATCAAAGAGGGTTTTTTATCTGAGCATGCAGGCATTGCTCAATGCAGTACTGGTAGGTTGTGTAGCCAAAGGGCTGGTATTGCTGATCAGCCTGTTCACCAATCTCTCTTTTTACGGAAAGTTTTCATTTGAAGAGCGGGGTCCTGCAGGTAATCAGCTGGGTTGGGCGGTAGTGCTGGTGCCTATCATCGGTAGTATCATAGTAGGATTGATGGCTCGTTTCGGTAGCAAGGCCATCAGAGGGCATGGCATACCCGAAGCGATGGAAAACATTATTCTGAATGAGAGCCGGATACCGCCGGTGATCACTTTGCTGAAACCATTGTCGGCAGCTATTTCTATCGGTACCGGTGGGCCTTTCGGAGCAGAGGGTCCTATCATCGCCACGGGTGGTGCAATGGGATCTTTTACCGGGCAGGTGATTCATATTTCATCTGCAGAAAGGAAGGTGTTGCTGGCGGCAGGGGCCTGTGCCGGTATGTCGGCGATCTTCGGCAGCCCGCTGGCAGCGATACTGCTGGCGATAGAGTTGTTATTGTTTGAATTTTCTCCCCGTTCAGTCATTCCGGTGGCATTGTCCTGTATTACCGGAGCGGGCATGCACCTGTTGTTGTTTGGTAATGATCCGGTGTTTGCGATGCCGGAAATACCGGTGGTGTCTGACAGGGCGCTGGTGGTATATGTGTTGATGGGCGCCGGTATAGGTGTGGTGGCGGCTTTGGTGTCGCGTTCGGTTTATTGGGTAGAAGATCTTTTTGAGCGGCTGCCGCTGCACTGGATGTGGTGGCCGGCTATTGGCGCGGTGGCGGTAGGTGTGATCGGTTATTTTGCGCCGCATACGATGGGCGTGGGATATGATAATATTAAAACCCTGCTGACCGGTCAGGCTGCGCTGTCGCTGGTAGTTTCGCTTTGTGTACTGAAATATCTTTCCTGGGTAATGTCGCTGGGTAGCGGTACTTCCGGTGGTACACTGGCGCCGTTATTCACTATCGGCGGGGCTTTGGGCGCGCTGATAGGCATAGTGGTACTGCATTGGTTTCCCGGTAGTGATATCAACATAGCCACGGCTGCGCTGATAGGTATGGCAGCGATGTTTGCCGGAGCTTCCCGCGCATTGCTGACAGCGATTGTATTTGCGCTGGAGACAACCGGTCAGCCGCATGGGCTGTTACCGCTGATCGGCGCTTGTACTACTGCTTATTTTGTTTCTTTCTTCCTGATGAAAGGATCGATCATGACCGAGAAGATACGGCGCAGGGGCGTTACTGCACCGGATGAATATACGCCTGACGTATTACAGCAGCTCAATGCGTCAATGGTGCTGGTGCAACCATCGCTGATGGTGTCCGGATCGCTTACGGCTGCGCAGGTGAGCATGCTGCTGGATAATCATTCATATTATCACCGGCATCTGCTGGTAACGGATGCTGCGGGCCGTTTCACGGGTTACCTGGACCGTGAAAAACTCACGGGGCATGATAATACTACAGTAGACAAACTGATGCCTGCCGCTGCTCCTTTTGTATGGGAGGAAGATGATATTACAATGGCGGTGCAGCTGCTGGAGCGTTATCAGCTGAGTGTGCTGGCGGTGATGCGGAAGGAGGAGCTGAGCGGAATGATGACAGCGGATGCAGTATTGCGTGTTTATAGCAGCCGGCAGCGGGAAGCGGCGAGGTATCATTCTGCCTTTTTCGGCAATACCCGGCTGCTCCGGTTGATGGCGAGAGGAAAACGTTTGCTGGCGAGGTAG